In the genome of Coregonus clupeaformis isolate EN_2021a chromosome 1, ASM2061545v1, whole genome shotgun sequence, one region contains:
- the LOC121569299 gene encoding transmembrane protein 254, with protein sequence MAKSDGCDYFRRTSIFWITTVALSMGYFTWTVFWPQQVPYDNLGPLGTLSRYLVDNHHSLIYKGWWAAWVVHVAEALVAMKVCSNKGVDGTMTRCLWFVQTVLFGFASLGLLLKYKPDHRTKQH encoded by the exons ATGGCAAAAAGCGATGGGTGCGATTATTTTAGAAGAACCAGTATTTTTTGGATAACTACAGTGGCGCTTTCGATGGGATACTTCACA TGGACGGTGTTCTGGCCACAGCAGGTCCCCTATGACAACCTGGGTCCGCTTGGTACCCTGTCCAGATACCTGGTGGACAATCACCATTCTCTCATTTACAAAGG ATGGTGGGCAGCTTGGGTCGTCCACGTGGCAGAAGCCCTTGTTGCCATGAAGGTCTGCAG TAACAAAGGGGTGGACGGCACAATGACACGTTGCCTCTGGTTTGTCCAGACGGTGCTGTTTGGCTTTGCCTCTCTCGGCCTGCTACTCAAATACAAACCTGACCACAGGACCAAACAACACTGA